A region from the Felis catus isolate Fca126 chromosome F1, F.catus_Fca126_mat1.0, whole genome shotgun sequence genome encodes:
- the LHX9 gene encoding LIM/homeobox protein Lhx9 isoform X1 produces MEIVGCRAEDNSCPFRPPAMLFHGISGGHIQGIMEEMERRSKTEARLAKGAQLNGRDAGMPPLSPEKPALCAGCGGKISDRYYLLAVDKQWHLRCLKCCECKLALESELTCFAKDGSIYCKEDYYRRFSVQRCARCHLGISASEMVMRARDSVYHLSCFTCSTCNKTLTTGDHFGMKDSLVYCRAHFETLLQGEYTPQLSYTELAAKSGGLALPYFNGTGTVQKGRPRKRKSPALGVDIVNYNSGCNENEADHLDRDQQPYPPSQKTKRMRTSFKHHQLRTMKSYFAINHNPDAKDLKQLAQKTGLTKRVLQVWFQNARAKFRRNLLRQENGGVDKADGTSLPAPPSADSGALTPPGTATTLTDLTNPTITVVTSVTSNMDSHESGSPSQTTLTNLF; encoded by the exons ATGGAAATAGTGGGGTGCCGAGCAGAAGACAACTCGTGTCCTTTCCGTCCCCCAGCCATGCTCTTCCACGGGATCTCCGGAGGCCACATCCAAGGTATCATGGAGGAGATGGAGCGCAGATCTAAGACGGAGGCCCGCCTGGCCAAAGGCGCTCAGCTCAACGGCCGCGACGCG GGCATGCCCCCGCTGAGCCCCGAGAAGCCCGCTCTCTGCGCCGGCTGCGGGGGCAAGATCTCGGACAGGTACTACCTGCTGGCTGTGGACAAACAGTGGCACCTGAGGTGCCTGAAGTGCTGTGAATGTAAGCTGGCCCTCGAGTCGGAGCTCACCTGCTTCGCCAAGGACGGTAGCATTTACTGCAAGGAGGATTACTACAG AAGGTTCTCTGTGCAGAGATGTGCCCGCTGCCACCTTGGCATCTCCGCCTCCGAGATGGTCATGCGCGCCCGAGACTCAGTCTACCACCTGAGCTGTTTCACCTGCTCCACGTGCAACAAGACCCTGACCACGGGCGACCATTTTGGCATGAAGGACAGCCTGGTGTACTGCCGCGCCCACTTCGAGACCCTCTTGCAAGGGGAGTATACACCGCAGCTGAGCTACACCGAGCTGGCGGCCAAGAGCGGTGGCTTGGCCCTGCCTTACTTCAACGGCACTGGCACCGTGCAGAAAGGGCGGCCCCGGAAGCGGAAGAGCCCAGCGCTGGGAGTGGACATCGTCAATTACAACTCAG GTTGTAACGAGAACGAGGCAGACCACTTGGACCGGGATCAGCAGCCTTACCCACCCTCACAGAAGACCAAGCGCATGCGCACCTCCTTCAAGCACCACCAGCTCCGGACCATGAAATCCTACTTTGCCATCAACCACAACCCGGATGCCAAGGACCTCAAGCAGCTTGCTCAGAAAACAGGCCTCACCAAAAGAGTTTTGCAG GTTTGGTTCCAAAACGCACGAGCCAAATTCAGAAGGAACCTTTTGCGGCAGGAGAATGGGGGTGTTGATAAAGCTGATGGCACGTCGCTTCCGGCCCCGCCCTCAGCAGACAGCGGCGCTCTCACTCCACCCGGCACAGCGACCACTTTAACAGACCTGACCAATCCCACTATCACTGTAGTGACATCCGTGACCTCTAACATGGACAGCCACGAATCCGGAAGCCCCTCACAAACTACCTTAACGAACCTTTTCTaa
- the LHX9 gene encoding LIM/homeobox protein Lhx9 isoform X3 — MLFHGISGGHIQGIMEEMERRSKTEARLAKGAQLNGRDAGMPPLSPEKPALCAGCGGKISDRYYLLAVDKQWHLRCLKCCECKLALESELTCFAKDGSIYCKEDYYRRFSVQRCARCHLGISASEMVMRARDSVYHLSCFTCSTCNKTLTTGDHFGMKDSLVYCRAHFETLLQGEYTPQLSYTELAAKSGGLALPYFNGTGTVQKGRPRKRKSPALGVDIVNYNSGCNENEADHLDRDQQPYPPSQKTKRMRTSFKHHQLRTMKSYFAINHNPDAKDLKQLAQKTGLTKRVLQVWFQNARAKFRRNLLRQENGGVDKADGTSLPAPPSADSGALTPPGTATTLTDLTNPTITVVTSVTSNMDSHESGSPSQTTLTNLF; from the exons ATGCTCTTCCACGGGATCTCCGGAGGCCACATCCAAGGTATCATGGAGGAGATGGAGCGCAGATCTAAGACGGAGGCCCGCCTGGCCAAAGGCGCTCAGCTCAACGGCCGCGACGCG GGCATGCCCCCGCTGAGCCCCGAGAAGCCCGCTCTCTGCGCCGGCTGCGGGGGCAAGATCTCGGACAGGTACTACCTGCTGGCTGTGGACAAACAGTGGCACCTGAGGTGCCTGAAGTGCTGTGAATGTAAGCTGGCCCTCGAGTCGGAGCTCACCTGCTTCGCCAAGGACGGTAGCATTTACTGCAAGGAGGATTACTACAG AAGGTTCTCTGTGCAGAGATGTGCCCGCTGCCACCTTGGCATCTCCGCCTCCGAGATGGTCATGCGCGCCCGAGACTCAGTCTACCACCTGAGCTGTTTCACCTGCTCCACGTGCAACAAGACCCTGACCACGGGCGACCATTTTGGCATGAAGGACAGCCTGGTGTACTGCCGCGCCCACTTCGAGACCCTCTTGCAAGGGGAGTATACACCGCAGCTGAGCTACACCGAGCTGGCGGCCAAGAGCGGTGGCTTGGCCCTGCCTTACTTCAACGGCACTGGCACCGTGCAGAAAGGGCGGCCCCGGAAGCGGAAGAGCCCAGCGCTGGGAGTGGACATCGTCAATTACAACTCAG GTTGTAACGAGAACGAGGCAGACCACTTGGACCGGGATCAGCAGCCTTACCCACCCTCACAGAAGACCAAGCGCATGCGCACCTCCTTCAAGCACCACCAGCTCCGGACCATGAAATCCTACTTTGCCATCAACCACAACCCGGATGCCAAGGACCTCAAGCAGCTTGCTCAGAAAACAGGCCTCACCAAAAGAGTTTTGCAG GTTTGGTTCCAAAACGCACGAGCCAAATTCAGAAGGAACCTTTTGCGGCAGGAGAATGGGGGTGTTGATAAAGCTGATGGCACGTCGCTTCCGGCCCCGCCCTCAGCAGACAGCGGCGCTCTCACTCCACCCGGCACAGCGACCACTTTAACAGACCTGACCAATCCCACTATCACTGTAGTGACATCCGTGACCTCTAACATGGACAGCCACGAATCCGGAAGCCCCTCACAAACTACCTTAACGAACCTTTTCTaa
- the LHX9 gene encoding LIM/homeobox protein Lhx9 isoform X4 codes for MEIVGCRAEDNSCPFRPPAMLFHGISGGHIQGIMEEMERRSKTEARLAKGAQLNGRDAGMPPLSPEKPALCAGCGGKISDRYYLLAVDKQWHLRCLKCCECKLALESELTCFAKDGSIYCKEDYYRRFSVQRCARCHLGISASEMVMRARDSVYHLSCFTCSTCNKTLTTGDHFGMKDSLVYCRAHFETLLQGEYTPQLSYTELAAKSGGLALPYFNGTGTVQKGRPRKRKSPALGVDIVNYNSGCNENEADHLDRDQQPYPPSQKTKRMRTSFKHHQLRTMKSYFAINHNPDAKDLKQLAQKTGLTKRVLQGEQILGHYSQTSRRLKIP; via the exons ATGGAAATAGTGGGGTGCCGAGCAGAAGACAACTCGTGTCCTTTCCGTCCCCCAGCCATGCTCTTCCACGGGATCTCCGGAGGCCACATCCAAGGTATCATGGAGGAGATGGAGCGCAGATCTAAGACGGAGGCCCGCCTGGCCAAAGGCGCTCAGCTCAACGGCCGCGACGCG GGCATGCCCCCGCTGAGCCCCGAGAAGCCCGCTCTCTGCGCCGGCTGCGGGGGCAAGATCTCGGACAGGTACTACCTGCTGGCTGTGGACAAACAGTGGCACCTGAGGTGCCTGAAGTGCTGTGAATGTAAGCTGGCCCTCGAGTCGGAGCTCACCTGCTTCGCCAAGGACGGTAGCATTTACTGCAAGGAGGATTACTACAG AAGGTTCTCTGTGCAGAGATGTGCCCGCTGCCACCTTGGCATCTCCGCCTCCGAGATGGTCATGCGCGCCCGAGACTCAGTCTACCACCTGAGCTGTTTCACCTGCTCCACGTGCAACAAGACCCTGACCACGGGCGACCATTTTGGCATGAAGGACAGCCTGGTGTACTGCCGCGCCCACTTCGAGACCCTCTTGCAAGGGGAGTATACACCGCAGCTGAGCTACACCGAGCTGGCGGCCAAGAGCGGTGGCTTGGCCCTGCCTTACTTCAACGGCACTGGCACCGTGCAGAAAGGGCGGCCCCGGAAGCGGAAGAGCCCAGCGCTGGGAGTGGACATCGTCAATTACAACTCAG GTTGTAACGAGAACGAGGCAGACCACTTGGACCGGGATCAGCAGCCTTACCCACCCTCACAGAAGACCAAGCGCATGCGCACCTCCTTCAAGCACCACCAGCTCCGGACCATGAAATCCTACTTTGCCATCAACCACAACCCGGATGCCAAGGACCTCAAGCAGCTTGCTCAGAAAACAGGCCTCACCAAAAGAGTTTTGCAG GGAGAACAAATCTTGGGGCATTACAGCCAAACATCCCGACGTTTGAAAATTCCCTAA
- the LHX9 gene encoding LIM/homeobox protein Lhx9 isoform X2: MLNGTTLEAAMLFHGISGGHIQGIMEEMERRSKTEARLAKGAQLNGRDAGMPPLSPEKPALCAGCGGKISDRYYLLAVDKQWHLRCLKCCECKLALESELTCFAKDGSIYCKEDYYRRFSVQRCARCHLGISASEMVMRARDSVYHLSCFTCSTCNKTLTTGDHFGMKDSLVYCRAHFETLLQGEYTPQLSYTELAAKSGGLALPYFNGTGTVQKGRPRKRKSPALGVDIVNYNSGCNENEADHLDRDQQPYPPSQKTKRMRTSFKHHQLRTMKSYFAINHNPDAKDLKQLAQKTGLTKRVLQVWFQNARAKFRRNLLRQENGGVDKADGTSLPAPPSADSGALTPPGTATTLTDLTNPTITVVTSVTSNMDSHESGSPSQTTLTNLF, from the exons ATGCTGAACGGCACCACTCTAGAGGCAG CCATGCTCTTCCACGGGATCTCCGGAGGCCACATCCAAGGTATCATGGAGGAGATGGAGCGCAGATCTAAGACGGAGGCCCGCCTGGCCAAAGGCGCTCAGCTCAACGGCCGCGACGCG GGCATGCCCCCGCTGAGCCCCGAGAAGCCCGCTCTCTGCGCCGGCTGCGGGGGCAAGATCTCGGACAGGTACTACCTGCTGGCTGTGGACAAACAGTGGCACCTGAGGTGCCTGAAGTGCTGTGAATGTAAGCTGGCCCTCGAGTCGGAGCTCACCTGCTTCGCCAAGGACGGTAGCATTTACTGCAAGGAGGATTACTACAG AAGGTTCTCTGTGCAGAGATGTGCCCGCTGCCACCTTGGCATCTCCGCCTCCGAGATGGTCATGCGCGCCCGAGACTCAGTCTACCACCTGAGCTGTTTCACCTGCTCCACGTGCAACAAGACCCTGACCACGGGCGACCATTTTGGCATGAAGGACAGCCTGGTGTACTGCCGCGCCCACTTCGAGACCCTCTTGCAAGGGGAGTATACACCGCAGCTGAGCTACACCGAGCTGGCGGCCAAGAGCGGTGGCTTGGCCCTGCCTTACTTCAACGGCACTGGCACCGTGCAGAAAGGGCGGCCCCGGAAGCGGAAGAGCCCAGCGCTGGGAGTGGACATCGTCAATTACAACTCAG GTTGTAACGAGAACGAGGCAGACCACTTGGACCGGGATCAGCAGCCTTACCCACCCTCACAGAAGACCAAGCGCATGCGCACCTCCTTCAAGCACCACCAGCTCCGGACCATGAAATCCTACTTTGCCATCAACCACAACCCGGATGCCAAGGACCTCAAGCAGCTTGCTCAGAAAACAGGCCTCACCAAAAGAGTTTTGCAG GTTTGGTTCCAAAACGCACGAGCCAAATTCAGAAGGAACCTTTTGCGGCAGGAGAATGGGGGTGTTGATAAAGCTGATGGCACGTCGCTTCCGGCCCCGCCCTCAGCAGACAGCGGCGCTCTCACTCCACCCGGCACAGCGACCACTTTAACAGACCTGACCAATCCCACTATCACTGTAGTGACATCCGTGACCTCTAACATGGACAGCCACGAATCCGGAAGCCCCTCACAAACTACCTTAACGAACCTTTTCTaa
- the LHX9 gene encoding LIM/homeobox protein Lhx9 isoform X5, protein MLNGTTLEAAMLFHGISGGHIQGIMEEMERRSKTEARLAKGAQLNGRDAGMPPLSPEKPALCAGCGGKISDRYYLLAVDKQWHLRCLKCCECKLALESELTCFAKDGSIYCKEDYYRRFSVQRCARCHLGISASEMVMRARDSVYHLSCFTCSTCNKTLTTGDHFGMKDSLVYCRAHFETLLQGEYTPQLSYTELAAKSGGLALPYFNGTGTVQKGRPRKRKSPALGVDIVNYNSGCNENEADHLDRDQQPYPPSQKTKRMRTSFKHHQLRTMKSYFAINHNPDAKDLKQLAQKTGLTKRVLQGEQILGHYSQTSRRLKIP, encoded by the exons ATGCTGAACGGCACCACTCTAGAGGCAG CCATGCTCTTCCACGGGATCTCCGGAGGCCACATCCAAGGTATCATGGAGGAGATGGAGCGCAGATCTAAGACGGAGGCCCGCCTGGCCAAAGGCGCTCAGCTCAACGGCCGCGACGCG GGCATGCCCCCGCTGAGCCCCGAGAAGCCCGCTCTCTGCGCCGGCTGCGGGGGCAAGATCTCGGACAGGTACTACCTGCTGGCTGTGGACAAACAGTGGCACCTGAGGTGCCTGAAGTGCTGTGAATGTAAGCTGGCCCTCGAGTCGGAGCTCACCTGCTTCGCCAAGGACGGTAGCATTTACTGCAAGGAGGATTACTACAG AAGGTTCTCTGTGCAGAGATGTGCCCGCTGCCACCTTGGCATCTCCGCCTCCGAGATGGTCATGCGCGCCCGAGACTCAGTCTACCACCTGAGCTGTTTCACCTGCTCCACGTGCAACAAGACCCTGACCACGGGCGACCATTTTGGCATGAAGGACAGCCTGGTGTACTGCCGCGCCCACTTCGAGACCCTCTTGCAAGGGGAGTATACACCGCAGCTGAGCTACACCGAGCTGGCGGCCAAGAGCGGTGGCTTGGCCCTGCCTTACTTCAACGGCACTGGCACCGTGCAGAAAGGGCGGCCCCGGAAGCGGAAGAGCCCAGCGCTGGGAGTGGACATCGTCAATTACAACTCAG GTTGTAACGAGAACGAGGCAGACCACTTGGACCGGGATCAGCAGCCTTACCCACCCTCACAGAAGACCAAGCGCATGCGCACCTCCTTCAAGCACCACCAGCTCCGGACCATGAAATCCTACTTTGCCATCAACCACAACCCGGATGCCAAGGACCTCAAGCAGCTTGCTCAGAAAACAGGCCTCACCAAAAGAGTTTTGCAG GGAGAACAAATCTTGGGGCATTACAGCCAAACATCCCGACGTTTGAAAATTCCCTAA
- the CF1H1orf53 gene encoding uncharacterized protein C1orf53 homolog isoform X1 — MAARQIPAWARAALRTQPQAALPPKLLWVGGGFRRHLCLTLCSASKEDRGRSGRCSPGGLEGAASSRESEELTAAERRIADLHAAACAAGQLNYTDPATGYLVLTRLAHLQRGKCCGSACRHFVLFLLQCPYGQVNVKDPSKRKKFNSYFYV; from the exons ATGGCGGCCAGACAGATCCCGGCGTGGGCACGCGCCGCGCTCAGGACGCAACCGCAAGCAGCTCTGCCTCCGAAACTTCTCTGGGTCGGGGGAGGGTTCCGACGGCACCTCTGCTTAACCCTCTGCTCCGCTTCTAAAGAAGACCGCGGACGCTCCGGGCGCTGCTCGCCAGGCGGACTAGAGGGAGCGGCGAGCAGTCGGGAGAGTGAAGAGTTAACGGCGGCCGAGAGGCGGATCGCAGACCTGCACGCTGCCGCGTGCGCG GCTGGCCAGCTAAACTACACGGATCCAGCCACTGGCTATCTGGTGCTTACACGGCTTGCCCACTTGCAGAGAGGCAAATGCTGCGGGTCTGCCTGCAGACAC tttgttttatttcttctgcagTGTCCATATGGTCAAGTCAATGTTAAGGATCCATcgaaaaggaagaaattcaattcatatttttatgtttga
- the CF1H1orf53 gene encoding uncharacterized protein C1orf53 homolog isoform X2, producing MAARQIPAWARAALRTQPQAALPPKLLWVGGGFRRHLCLTLCSASKEDRGRSGRCSPGGLEGAASSRESEELTAAERRIADLHAAACAAGQLNYTDPATGYLVLTRLAHLQRGKCCGSACRHCPYGQVNVKDPSKRKKFNSYFYV from the exons ATGGCGGCCAGACAGATCCCGGCGTGGGCACGCGCCGCGCTCAGGACGCAACCGCAAGCAGCTCTGCCTCCGAAACTTCTCTGGGTCGGGGGAGGGTTCCGACGGCACCTCTGCTTAACCCTCTGCTCCGCTTCTAAAGAAGACCGCGGACGCTCCGGGCGCTGCTCGCCAGGCGGACTAGAGGGAGCGGCGAGCAGTCGGGAGAGTGAAGAGTTAACGGCGGCCGAGAGGCGGATCGCAGACCTGCACGCTGCCGCGTGCGCG GCTGGCCAGCTAAACTACACGGATCCAGCCACTGGCTATCTGGTGCTTACACGGCTTGCCCACTTGCAGAGAGGCAAATGCTGCGGGTCTGCCTGCAGACAC TGTCCATATGGTCAAGTCAATGTTAAGGATCCATcgaaaaggaagaaattcaattcatatttttatgtttga